The Dioscorea cayenensis subsp. rotundata cultivar TDr96_F1 chromosome 7, TDr96_F1_v2_PseudoChromosome.rev07_lg8_w22 25.fasta, whole genome shotgun sequence genome includes a region encoding these proteins:
- the LOC120265898 gene encoding uncharacterized protein LOC120265898: MIKAWSKAWNIALWIAKFGVTLLSVLIPVARVRAVATAANNGAGGVIGLLQPLVDSHLAGQQSSCEVERDLTAKILNEACFIFHRVNSTRVLVDLLENQMELLVRDAEFLVVAGEDEDLAVSMAMDKIKAGKAGDLVDSIESLEKEVDCSCEDLRRAALTLLQTVTDQVGNNRHVLVEIPT; encoded by the exons ATGATCAAAGCCTGGAGTAAGGCATGGAACATAGCCCTATGGATAGCCAAGTTCGGAGTTACTCTGCTCTCTGTGCTGATCCCGGTGGCACGTGTGCGGGCAGTGGCCACCGCGGCAAACAATGGAGCCGGCGGTGTGATAGGGCTTCTTCAGCCGTTGGTTGACTCCCATTTGGCTGGTCAACAGAGCtcgtgcgaggttgagagagaCCTCACTGCAAAGATCTTGAACGAAGCTtgcttcatatttcatagggTCAACAGCACCCGAGTTCTTGTGGACCTATTGGAAAATCAGATGGAGTTGTTGGTTCGGGATGCCGAGTTCCTCGTTGTCGCTGGGGAGGACGAGGATTTGGCTGTGAGCATGGCCATGGACAAGATCAAAGCTGGCAAGGCGGGGGACTTGGTGGATAGCATTGAGAGTTTGGAGAAGGAGGTGGATTGCAGCTGCGAGGATCTCCGCAGGGCTGCGTTGACTCTACTTCAGACCGTCACTGACCAG gTTGGGAACAATCGACATGTGCTTGTTGAGATTCCCACTTAA
- the LOC120264766 gene encoding UPF0496 protein At5g66675-like, translating into MSCRTTPNSSPSSKTTSEPALKLLNYSVPSRNALDEAHSTVYLAGRAVYLFECGMPISSVFEDLEQLKTQGNPFHLFPQNYVDKLKSLCEVHGSYIQKLSEREKDLDRKLGKVEYWKTVGSCVCFVAVVGLLIGSAVLAIMGAPPVAITILGLAGSAIALLEKEIELLTDKRKSVIEGERDIIIELKKQIYELDDINELVKQLEELVNSVDGYAGFRMEKRNNDEEVKKEVKLTKAMYGIKIKAKRLNKRVKDMKKEVNLRRENLRTAVATILMAVKTDKYECVSCVGSMP; encoded by the coding sequence ATGAGTTGTCGGACAACCCCCAACTCGTCTCCTTCATCGAAGACTACCTCGGAACCAGCATTGAAACTCTTGAATTATTCAGTTCCCTCGAGGAATGCCCTCGATGAAGCTCACTCCACCGTCTACCTCGCTGGCCGAGCAGTCTACCTCTTCGAATGTGGCATGCCTATCTCGTCCGTCTTCGAGGATCTTGAACAACTCAAAACTCAAGGTAACCCATTCCACCTTTTCCCTCAAAACTACGTGGATAAGCTCAAGAGCTTGTGCGAGGTCCACGGTTCCTACATCCAGAAGCTCTCAGAGCGCGAGAAAGACCTGGATCGAAAGCTCGGCAAAGTTGAATATTGGAAGACAGTTGGTTCTTGTGTTTGCTTTGTGGCCGTCGTTGGATTGTTGATAGGCTCTGCGGTGCTTGCGATTATGGGTGCTCCGCCGGTGGCCATCACAATACTTGGATTGGCCGGCAGTGCAATCGCACTGCTGGAAAAGGAGATTGAGCTTCTTACCGATAAGCGTAAGAGCGTGATTGAAGGTGAGAGAGACATCATTATTGAACTAAAGAAGCAAATTTATGAGCTCGATGACATTAATGAGCTTGTTAAACAGTTGGAGGAACTGGTTAACTCGGTTGATGGGTATGCTGGGTTTCGAATGGAAAAGAGAAATAATGATGAGGAGGTGAAGAAGGAGGTGAAGTTGACGAAAGCCATGTATGGCATCAAGATTAAGGCTAAGCGTTTAAACAAAAGGGTTAAGGATATGAAGAAGGAGGTGAACCTGCGTCGTGAGAATCTGAGGACAGCCGTGGCCACCATCTTGATGGCtgtcaaaactgataaatatgaatGTGTGTCTTGTGTTGGGTCTATGCCATAA